The following are encoded in a window of Polyodon spathula isolate WHYD16114869_AA chromosome 48, ASM1765450v1, whole genome shotgun sequence genomic DNA:
- the paqr9 gene encoding membrane progesterone receptor epsilon, with protein sequence MPLRRKKSRLLLHTQVPARVTESFILSGYRFPDYSFLECLLSAFQPTNETGNFWTHFLAVFVFALSFLELFASWEPTPSFSDPFFYPLWTYFIGVFGLLLASSMAHLFNSMSLLVREICFFVDYGTISAYTVGSSLAYFYYIHPQATAAPANVSTDPWLVRSVGQAVSAPQPAPQRSLRGAGFFETLYIPSACLVAVICTLACCSTRRRWRRYRYFIRTFVFLLPFTVASAPIFYRLYAGPQNGTLAPFFYRHCFWLLASAVFNVSKIPERFSPGRFDIWGHSHQWFHCCTFMSILDELRMIKGEIRGLSAVAAAAAQLPLAASTLCSTYGVMFGVQCCIGGIISAFAVRASADHNEKAVDVDQRKCN encoded by the coding sequence ATGCCTCTCAGAAGAAAGAAGTCCCGCCTTCTCCTGCACACCCAGGTCCCGGCCCGGGTAACGGAGAGCTTCATCCTCTCCGGGTACCGATTCCCCGATTACAGCTTCCTGGAGTGCCTGCTCTCCGCTTTCCAGCCCACCAACGAGACCGGCAACTTCTGGACCCACTTCCTGGCCGTGTTCGTGTTCGCCCTCTCTTTTCTGGAGCTCTTCGCCTCCTGGGAGCCGACCCCTTCCTTTTCCGACCCCTTCTTCTACCCGCTCTGGACCTACTTCATCGGGGTGTTCGGGCTGCTCCTGGCCAGCAGCATGGCGCATCTCTTCAACTCCATGTCGCTCCTGGTGCGTGAGATCTGCTTCTTCGTGGACTACGGCACCATCAGCGCCTACACGGTGGGCTCTTCCTTGGCTTACTTCTACTACATCCACCCCCAGGCGACAGCCGCCCCCGCCAACGTGTCCACCGACCCCTGGCTTGTGCGAAGCGTCGGGCAGGCGGTGAGCGCCCCTCAGCCTGCGCCCCAGCGGTCTCTCCGCGGAGCCGGCTTCTTCGAGACCCTGTACATCCCCAGCGCTTGCCTCGTTGCCGTCATCTGCACGCTGGCTTGCTGCAGCACACGGCGGCGGTGGCGGAGGTACCGCTACTTCATCCGGACTTTTGTTTTCCTGCTCCCGTTCACCGTGGCTTCTGCCCCCATTTTTTACCGCCTTTACGCGGGACCCCAGAACGGAACCCTGGCGCCCTTTTTTTATCGCCACTGCTTCTGGCTGTTGGCCTCGGCGGTGTTTAACGTCAGTAAGATCCCGGAGCGCTTTTCCCCAGGGAGGTTTGATATCTGGGGGCACAGCCACCAGTGGTTTCACTGCTGCACCTTCATGAGCATCCTGGACGAGCTGCGCATGATCAAGGGCGAAATCCGCGGGCtgtccgccgtcgccgccgcgGCCGCTCAGCTCCCGCTGGCCGCCTCGACGCTGTGCTCCACCTACGGGGTGATGTTCGGCGTGCAGTGTTGCATCGGCGGGATCATATCTGCTTTCGCTGTGCGGGCTTCAGCGGACCACAACGAGAAGGCTGTGGACGTCGACCAGAGGAAATGCAACTGA